One genomic window of Leopardus geoffroyi isolate Oge1 chromosome C3, O.geoffroyi_Oge1_pat1.0, whole genome shotgun sequence includes the following:
- the OSGIN2 gene encoding oxidative stress-induced growth inhibitor 2 isoform X1 has product MPVWCCRCSLAGHFRNYSDTETEGEIFNSLVQYFGDNLGQKVKAMPLVEETSLLEDSSVTLPVVVIGNGPSGICLSYMLSGYRPYLSSEAIHPNAILHSKLEEGRHLSIVDQDLEYLSEGLEGRSSNPVAVLFDTLLHPDADFGYDYPSVLHWKLEQHHYIPHLVLGKGPPGGAWHNMEGSMLTISFGNWMELPGLKFKDWVSSKRRNLKGDRVMPEEIARYYKHYVKVMGLQKNFRENTYITSVSRLYRDQGDGDGQDRNISTQHLQIEKSKLIKRNWEIRGYQRVADGSHVPFCLFAENVALATGTLDSPAHLEIEGEDLPFVFHSMPEFGAAIGKGKLRGKADPVLIVGSGLTAADAVLCAYNNNIPVIHVFRRRVTDPSLIFKQLPKKLYPEYHKVYHMMCTQSYSVDSTLLSDYTSFPEHHVLSFKSDMKCILQSISGLKKIFKLSAAVVLIGSHPNLSFLKEQGCYLGHNSSQPITCKTNPVEIDAYTYECVKEANLFALGPLVGDNFVRFLKGGALGVTRCLAMRQKKKHLFVERGGGDGIA; this is encoded by the exons aaactatagTGACACTGAAACCGAAGGAGAGATTTTTAATTCCTTAGTGCAATATTTTGGTGATAATTTGGGGCAGAAAGTTAAAGCTATGCCATTAGTTGAAGAAACTTCTTTACTGGAAGATTCATCAGTGACTTTGCCTGTGGTAGTAATAG GAAATGGACCCTCAGGAATCTGCCTTTCTTACATGTTATCGGGCTACAGACCATATTTATCATCAGAAGCAATACATCCAAATGCAATCTTACACAGTAAATTAGAAGAAGGAAGACATCTCTCCATTGTTGATCAG gACTTAGAATACCTGTCTGAGGGCCTTGAGGGCCGATCATCCAATCCAGTGGCAGTACTTTTTGACACGCTTCTTCATCCAGATGCTGACTTTGGGTACGATTATCCATCCGTTTTGCATTGGAAATTAGAACAACATCATTACATCCCTCACCTAGTTCTCGGTAAAGGTCCACCTGGTGGAGCTTGGCAT aaTATGGAAGGTTCCATGTTGACAATCAGCTTTGGAAATTGGATGGAGCTACCTGGACTTAAATTTAAAGACTGGGTATCCAGCAAACGAAG gaacCTAAAAGGGGATCGTGTTATGCCAGAGGAAATAGCTCGTTACTATAAACATTATGTAAAAGTCATGGGTCTGCAGAAGAATTTCAGAGAGAATACTTATATCACCTCTGTATCAAGACTCTACAGAGATCAAGGTGATGGTGATGGACAAGACAGAAATATTTCAACGCAGCATTTACAGATAGAGAAGTCAAAACTTATCAAGAGAAATTGGGAGATCAGAGGTTATCAGCGAGTAGCGGATGGTTCCCACGTTCCCTTCTGTCTCTTTGCTGAGAACGTAGCTCTGGCAACTGGAACGCTGGATTCTCCTGCCCATCTGGAAATTGAAGGGGAAGATCTTCCTTTTGTGTTCCATTCAATGCCTGAATTTGGAGCTGCTATAGGCAAAGGAAAGTTGCGTGGCAAAGCGGACCCAGTGTTAATTGTGGGTTCCGGGCTTACTGCAGCTGACGCAGTACTGTGTGCGTACAACAATAATATTCCTGTGATTCATGTATTTCGCAGACGAGTAACTGATCCAAGCTTAATTTTCAAACAGCTTCCCAAAAAGCTTTATCCAGAATACCATAAAGTCTATCATATGATGTGTACTCAGTCATATTCTGTAGACTCCACTCTTCTTTCTGATTATACCAGTTTTCCTGAGCACCATGTGCTTTCCTTTAAGTCGGACATGAAATGCATTCTTCAAAGCATCTCTggattgaagaaaatatttaagctgTCTGCAGCAGTAGTACTGATAGGTTCTCATCCCAATCTGTCTTTTCTGAAGGAGCAAGGGTGTTACCTGGGCCACAACTCAAGCCAGCCCATCACATGTAAGACTAATCCTGTGGAAATAGATGCATATACCTACGAATGTGTTAAAGAAGCCAACCTTTTTGCATTGGGTCCTTTGGTTGGAGACAATTTTGTTCGATTTTTAAAGGGAGGGGCATTGGGTGTTACACGCTGTTTAGCTATGaggcagaagaaaaaacatttatttgtggaaagaggaggaggagacgggATAGCTTAA
- the OSGIN2 gene encoding oxidative stress-induced growth inhibitor 2 isoform X2, whose amino-acid sequence MPLVEETSLLEDSSVTLPVVVIGNGPSGICLSYMLSGYRPYLSSEAIHPNAILHSKLEEGRHLSIVDQDLEYLSEGLEGRSSNPVAVLFDTLLHPDADFGYDYPSVLHWKLEQHHYIPHLVLGKGPPGGAWHNMEGSMLTISFGNWMELPGLKFKDWVSSKRRNLKGDRVMPEEIARYYKHYVKVMGLQKNFRENTYITSVSRLYRDQGDGDGQDRNISTQHLQIEKSKLIKRNWEIRGYQRVADGSHVPFCLFAENVALATGTLDSPAHLEIEGEDLPFVFHSMPEFGAAIGKGKLRGKADPVLIVGSGLTAADAVLCAYNNNIPVIHVFRRRVTDPSLIFKQLPKKLYPEYHKVYHMMCTQSYSVDSTLLSDYTSFPEHHVLSFKSDMKCILQSISGLKKIFKLSAAVVLIGSHPNLSFLKEQGCYLGHNSSQPITCKTNPVEIDAYTYECVKEANLFALGPLVGDNFVRFLKGGALGVTRCLAMRQKKKHLFVERGGGDGIA is encoded by the exons ATGCCATTAGTTGAAGAAACTTCTTTACTGGAAGATTCATCAGTGACTTTGCCTGTGGTAGTAATAG GAAATGGACCCTCAGGAATCTGCCTTTCTTACATGTTATCGGGCTACAGACCATATTTATCATCAGAAGCAATACATCCAAATGCAATCTTACACAGTAAATTAGAAGAAGGAAGACATCTCTCCATTGTTGATCAG gACTTAGAATACCTGTCTGAGGGCCTTGAGGGCCGATCATCCAATCCAGTGGCAGTACTTTTTGACACGCTTCTTCATCCAGATGCTGACTTTGGGTACGATTATCCATCCGTTTTGCATTGGAAATTAGAACAACATCATTACATCCCTCACCTAGTTCTCGGTAAAGGTCCACCTGGTGGAGCTTGGCAT aaTATGGAAGGTTCCATGTTGACAATCAGCTTTGGAAATTGGATGGAGCTACCTGGACTTAAATTTAAAGACTGGGTATCCAGCAAACGAAG gaacCTAAAAGGGGATCGTGTTATGCCAGAGGAAATAGCTCGTTACTATAAACATTATGTAAAAGTCATGGGTCTGCAGAAGAATTTCAGAGAGAATACTTATATCACCTCTGTATCAAGACTCTACAGAGATCAAGGTGATGGTGATGGACAAGACAGAAATATTTCAACGCAGCATTTACAGATAGAGAAGTCAAAACTTATCAAGAGAAATTGGGAGATCAGAGGTTATCAGCGAGTAGCGGATGGTTCCCACGTTCCCTTCTGTCTCTTTGCTGAGAACGTAGCTCTGGCAACTGGAACGCTGGATTCTCCTGCCCATCTGGAAATTGAAGGGGAAGATCTTCCTTTTGTGTTCCATTCAATGCCTGAATTTGGAGCTGCTATAGGCAAAGGAAAGTTGCGTGGCAAAGCGGACCCAGTGTTAATTGTGGGTTCCGGGCTTACTGCAGCTGACGCAGTACTGTGTGCGTACAACAATAATATTCCTGTGATTCATGTATTTCGCAGACGAGTAACTGATCCAAGCTTAATTTTCAAACAGCTTCCCAAAAAGCTTTATCCAGAATACCATAAAGTCTATCATATGATGTGTACTCAGTCATATTCTGTAGACTCCACTCTTCTTTCTGATTATACCAGTTTTCCTGAGCACCATGTGCTTTCCTTTAAGTCGGACATGAAATGCATTCTTCAAAGCATCTCTggattgaagaaaatatttaagctgTCTGCAGCAGTAGTACTGATAGGTTCTCATCCCAATCTGTCTTTTCTGAAGGAGCAAGGGTGTTACCTGGGCCACAACTCAAGCCAGCCCATCACATGTAAGACTAATCCTGTGGAAATAGATGCATATACCTACGAATGTGTTAAAGAAGCCAACCTTTTTGCATTGGGTCCTTTGGTTGGAGACAATTTTGTTCGATTTTTAAAGGGAGGGGCATTGGGTGTTACACGCTGTTTAGCTATGaggcagaagaaaaaacatttatttgtggaaagaggaggaggagacgggATAGCTTAA